Below is a genomic region from Treponema sp. OMZ 798.
AGAGATCTGTCTTAAAAATAAAAATCTAAAAGAAGGGACCTTTGAGCTTAAAGAAAATCTTCTTATCTTTAGAAATAAAATATATTCAAAAGAAGTCAAATCGGATAAATCTTTTTTGATAAAGGAAACGGAAAGAAGAAAGGCAATGTTTAAGCTGAGCTCTCCCGTTTTCTTTTTTCATTCCAGAGCGAGCTTAAAGGTTCAAGACGGATGCAATAATGCTTGTGCCTATTGCAGAATAAGGCTTGCCCGCGGCACTTCCGTTTCCCTGCCTGCAGAGGAAGCCGTGCGGAGGATAATCAAAATAGAAAAAAACGGAGCTTCAGAGGTTGTTTTGTCGGGTGTAAATCTCTCCCAATATAGGGACGAAGCCTATGGGGGCTTTGCAAACCTCTTGGCCATGCTTTTAGAAAATACAAAAAAAATAAGACTCCGTATTTCGAGCATGTATCCCGAATGTATCGATGAAGATATCTTAAAAATTGTAGAGGATAAAAGGATTTGTCCTCATTTTCATCTTTCGGTTCAGTCGGGAAGCGATAAAATTTTAAAGGCTATGAATAGACCCTATAGGGAGATCGATATAAGAAGGGCCGTAGATAATTTACGCAAGGTAAAGGATAATCCTTTTATAGGCTGCGATATTATTACGGGTTTTCCATCCGAGACGGAAGAAGATTTTTTGCAAACCTTTAAGATGTGCGAGGATTTACAGATTCCCGGCATTCATGTTTTTCCTTTTTCGGCCCGCCCGGGAACAAGGGCTTTTTTGATGAAACCTAAGGTTCCTGAAAGGGAAGCCGGAAGAAGGGCTGGTCTTCTTTCGGCCTTGAGTGAAAAAAATTATCAAAGCTATTTGGCTTCCTGTAACGGGAAAGTTTTTTTTGGAGTTACCGAAAAACCTCAAAAAAATGAAGATTTGAGAATTGTAACCGAAAATTATTTAACTCTTCCTTTAAAAATGAACAATAAGACCGAAAACTATAAGGGCGGTGAGGGGCTTTTTGTTATCATAAAGGATGGAATTGCATATCTTGCGGATTAGTATTTTTTATGGTAAAATTATTTGAAGCCTAATGTATGGAGCTTGAGCGGAGGTAAAAATGAAGAAAATAATTGTGTTTTTGTTCTTGTGTAATGCGGCAGCTTTTTTTTGTTTTGCACAGATTTCCATGCCGGAGCCTGTAGTGCCCTCATATGTTTCTCCCCGCATAAGCGGATTGGGCGTTCCTTTTACGACATATCAGGCAGGGACGGATACCTTGTTTACAAACCCGGCTATATTTCCTTTTTTGACCAAACGCCGGTCGGCCGGAAAACTTGCTCTCCATGCAAATGAAGATAGTTTTGGAGGTTTGAGCTCCATCTTTGCCCCTGAAAAATTAAAATCTCTTGCAGAATATCTTTACTCAGGCGATAGCAAATATCTTGACCTTTCCTCCACAGGCCCTTTAGCTCTCAGCTTAGCCGATAGGAATTTTGCGGTAGGCCTTTTTAATAGAACTGTTCTGCATGCTGATGTACAAAATACCGTCATGAAAAAACTTTTAATAGGAGAAGAGCTTTTGGTCACGGGCGGTTACGGTATCTGTGTTTATGACGATGAGGTGAATAAGGTCTCCCTAGGTTTTCAGATGAAGGGCTTTTTTCAAACCTTTTCTTATGCTTTGAATAAGACTCAGGCAGACATGGCTTCAGTTGTAAATTCCGGATTAAAGGACTTAAATATTGTTTTAGCAAGCGGTATCGGTTTGGATGCCGGTTTTTTATATAAGTATGATAACTACTTTTTTTTAGGACTTACATGCAGGGATGCTTATACTCCCGTCTTTTTGACCCCCTATAATAATTTTTCCGATTATAAAAAAGCAGTCACAGCAGGTAAAACACAATATAAAACTCTTTTGCCTAATTTGAGTGCGGGAATAGGTTCAATACCTGTTTTTGACGATATGTGGACTACCGTTTCTTCATGGTCCTTTTATCTTGACTATCAAAATATCCTCGAGCCGATTTTTAACAAAAAAAGAAACCCCTTGCTGAACCTCGCCTTTGGAACCGAAATAGTTTTTCACAAGGTTTTGAGCTTCAGATTAGGTATGAATGAGCTTTACCCTCATTTTGGATGCGGCCTTGATTTTACCTATTTTCAACTGGATTTCTCTGCATTTTTAAAGGAGCTTGGTAATAAACCCTGGGAAAAACAAAAAATGGGTTTGGATTTTGCTCTATCATTTGAATATTGATTTTAACGTAATTTATTTTTTAGGAATCCTTATGTCTTTTGAATTAAAATCAGGGAGCCGTACTAAAATTCTTTCACGGCTTGCCCTTCTTTCAGCAACCCTCTTATGGGGAAGTACCTTTGTTGCAGTAAGCAGCACAAACGATTTTTTTAAACCCAACTTCTTATTGGCTTGCCGCTTTTTGCCTGCCTGTCTGATTCTTTGTGCCGTGTTTTTTAAACGCTTAAAACAGCTTGACAAGCGCTATTTAAGAGCCGGAATGTTTTTGGGGCTTATTATGTTTTTAGGTTATTCTTTGCAGGCTATTGCAATTACTACAGCAGGAGGTCTTCCCGGCCGAAGTTCTTTTTTGGTGGCTACCTATTGTGTTCTTGTTCCCTTTGTAAATGCCGTGGTTTTAAAAAAGAGGCCCGATAAGTTCAATGTTTTTGCAGCCTTTCTTTGCTTTGCAGGCATCCTTGCAATTTCAATGCCCGATTTGATTTCCGAAAGTCAAAAGGGCGTAAACTGGGGAGATGTTCTTTCACTTATAAGCAGCTTTATTTTTGCAGTCTACATAGTTCTCCTTCCTAAATTTATGGAAGAACTTGATGCACCCCTTATTACGATAGCTCAATTTGCCTTTGCAGGAAGTTATGCTCTTATTTTTTCTCTTTTGTTTGAAGATAATTCCGGCACAATTTGGAACTATCAATCCGTCTTCACTCTGGTTTATCTGACTGTTCTTTGTACGGCCCTCTGCGTTTTGCTTCAAGCCGTGGGACAAAAGAACACGCCTCCGACGACTGCTGCCCTTATTTTTTCTCTTGAATCGGTATTCAGCATCTTCCTTTCGATAATGCTCACCGGCGAAAAATTCACGCCGGCCTTAGCCCTGGGCTGTTCCTGCATCTTTATTGCAATTATAATCTCCGAAACAAAGCTTGCGTTTTTGAGGAGAAATCGACTTATTACTTGACATTATACTTACAAGGTTCGACATATTTTTCCATCATGGATTTATCGACAGCTCTCTTTTTGATCAGTTCGCTGTAAAAGTGCCCGCTTTTTTTGATGGTACGCTCTTGAGTTTCGTAATTGCAGTGGACAAGGCCGAAACGGGCCGATTCTCCTTCCTTCCATTCGAAGTTGTCGATAAAGCACCAATGGTAATAGGCCTCAAAGGGGAGGGGAGATTCGCTTATTAGTTTCAGGTGATCGTAAATATAACGGCTTCTAAACTCGTCGTTGTTGTCGCAGGTTCCGTTTTCGCTTATTACTATCGGAAGTGAGAGACAGTTATAACAGGTTTGAGCGCACTCGATTAGACCCAAGGGATAAATATCCCAGCCCAGATCGTTTTTAGGAGTGTTTTCAAAGGCCTTGTAAGAAAAGCCTCTTACAGCCTGCCTCGAATAATAGTTGATGGCTATAAAGTCAACATAGTTTTTCTTTTTTATATTTAAAAGATTTTTAAAGGGGAATGAAAACTCGCCCTTAAAACATGCTTCCATGATTCCGTCTTGGAAAATTTTGCTTATTCTTTTAGCCGCCCTTTGGTCGGCTTTTTTATTTTTATCCTTGGGATGGAAGGCCTGCATGTGGTGGGCAAAGCTTACCCTTGTGTCCGTAAGGCCTCTTTCTTTGCGTATTGCATGGATTAAATCATAGGCCTTGCAGTGTGCGGCTATTAAGACGTTCATTACCTTTAGTGTTTTGGCAATCGATTTTTTTTCGGGCGGCCAAAGGCCTAAAAAAAAGGACTGCACGGCATAGACATTGGGTTCGTTTATTGTAACATAATCTCTGCAAAGGCCGGCGAGTTCTCTTATGCAGATTTCTACATAGTTTAAGAACACTTCAACGTTTTCTTTTTTTGTAAAGCCTCCCGAATTTTCAAACCACATCGGATGGCTGAAGTGATATAAGCTTATAAGAGGCTTGATACCTGCTTTTTGTAAAAGACTTAATTCTTCCTTATAGTGTTCAAGGGCTTCCATATCGAATTTACCCTTTTCAGGTTCAATGCGGGCCCATTCAAGGGACATTCGGTAAGTTTGAACACCCATCTTTTTTAAAAGCTTGGTGTCTTCTTCAAACTTTTCGTAGTGCATATTTGCACGGGCAACATCTGAGCCGTCATTGGTCATCTTGCGGTCGCAAAAATCGTTCCAGTTGGAATTTACCCTTCCTCCCTCAATCTGTGTAGAAGCCGTAGCAACTCCAAGTAAAAACTTTTCTTTTAACTTAAACATATTTCCTCCATAAAAACTTTTTGTAAGGATTATAAATCTAGAACTTCTTTACGATAAAAGTCCACAATGGACCTTCCGTATATCCTTTCATCTCTCTTTATCAAAGAGCCTATTTTTTCAGGCATTGCCTTTTCGGATGGCCTATGCATCATCACAAGGCCTCCTTCTTTTAATATTTTTGATTCTTCTATTTTTTCGAGAAGTTCTATGTGAAATTTATAAGGGAAGGGCGGATCAAGGTAGATAATGTCAAAGGATTCCTTTGCACGTTTTATAAAGGTTTCTGCAGGCATCCTCTTACATTCCAGTTTTTTATCGGCCATTGAAACGTTTTTTAATAAGACCGGAAATTTATCTGCATCTTTTTCAACAAGGTAGACGGGGTAGGCCCCGCGCGAGTAGGCTTCCAGGCCGCAGATCCCTGAGCCCGTAAAAAGATCTAAAAAAGAAAGACCTGAAAGATCTCCAAGTATTGAAAAAATAGACTCCCTCATTCTGTCCATTGCAGGACGGATTATTCCCTTAGGGCATTCGACCTGCCTGTTTTTTAAACTGCCTCCGGTTATTCTCATAGGAATAATTATAACATAGACCTATCCTAAGTTCAATAACTCTGAAAGTTCATTTTGAGAAACTATGTTGTATGTTTCGTTTTCAACATTCGTGTCTGAAATATCTATATTTATTTTACCGAGAAAGTCCTGATGCTTTTTATAAATACCTTCAATACGGACTTTTTCCGTGCTAAAAATAGATTCGCTTTCCAGCTTTTCCGTGAGGATGAGTTTTAAAACACCCATATATTTTTTTATACAAAAGTAAAGACAGTTCATAGTATCTATATAATCGGGCAGGTGGGATTGAGGTTCTATCTGGGTAAAAAGTTTTTGCAGGGCTGCATCAAAAAATAAAATATCCCTCATCATCTTATCTGCAAAAATACTTTCGGAAAGGTCTAAGCTAAGGCCGTCCTTTATTACGTCCAACATTCTGGTTATTTGAAATAAATTATCCTGAAAAACAATCTTATGAAGCATCTTTTTTCCCCTCTTAAATATAGGTCATCTCTAAAAACCTTGTTGGATTTTTAGAGATGACCGTCGAGTTTTTTATAAGTCTTTAGTTATGAAGGACTTATAAAAAACATCGCAAATCAAATCTAAGGAAAACCTCTAAAAAACTGAAGTTTTTAGAGGTTCTCTATAAGATTAAAAAACTTCGGTTCTATTTTATTTTCGGAAGATAAAAAAATGGCTTTAATTTAATTCGTAATTATGAATATCTTCATGTTGAGTTTATAAATTTTCTACTTCTGTTTTTGAAAGCCCTGTCATATGCATAATAAAGTCAAGTTCGCACTTGGCTTGTTTCATAAGCTTTGCCGTTTCAATAGCTTTTTGGTGGGCGCCTTCATCAATACCTTGTTCAAACCCTTCTCGATAACCCTCACTTATACAAGAAGCCCTGTCATGTTCATATTTCATGCGGGATTCATACAGCCATTTATCTCTAGGACTCATTTCCATTAATTCTATCGTTGCATTCGCTTTTTTCATCATCGGTGATTCTTGTGATAACATGGTACGTACCTCCCTGTCATTTGTTTCGATAAATTTCAACCAGTTTAATAAGCGTTTCTTTTTATTATGACTATATTTACCTTCTTTTAAGAGTCTTGCTTTTTCAAGGTTTAGTATATGAATCTCAAGTTTTGAAACTAAAGGCTCTTTTGTGTCTTGTTCAAGAATAACATACTTATTGTGTAAACGCCTATTCTTATTAAAGCCCTGACCTATCAAGTTTATTGTAATACATTTTGGAAGCTTTGTATAGTCTTGCCCTTGTTTTATACCGGCATTGTACATCTTAGACCAATAATACAAGGTTCTTTCAGGAAAATCAAAATGCCATCTGCTTTGAATTTCAATATCTACAAAGGTTCCGTTCTTTAGTCTTAGTTTGATATCCAAGATACCTAGCTTTTCACTTAAAAGCTCCTTATGAAACTCCTTATCCAAAAGTTCCAATCCTGCAATATTTTCAGATGGAATGTCTAAGATACATTCCAGCAAGTCCTGTAGCACGTCCTTGTTTTCATCCACTCCGAAGACTCTTTTAAAAGCATAGTCATTGCGGAGTGTTATTGTAAAAAGTCTTTCCATTTTTACCTCTTGAAATAATTTTTACGAAGAGAAAAAAATCCCTCTTTCATAATTATTGTATGAAGAGTTTGCAATAAATAGTAAAATTTAAAAAAGGAACTTTGGAAAATACGAATGATGGAAATGTCGAATGGTGAAAAGCTGGAATCTCGAATGACAAATGTCGTCCTTCTCACTTTCCCCTTCCCCTTGCTTTTTTAGGCATTCTTTGATAGACTTAAGCTCATGGCAAAGACAGTAGACGATAAAAAGATTATTTACACGATGGACAGGGTTTCAAGAACCCATGGAACAAAACAGGTTTTAAAGGACATAAGCCTTTCTTATTTTTACGGTGCAAAAATAGGCGTTATAGGTTCTAACGGCTCAGGTAAGTCAAGCCTCTTGCGCATTATGGCAGGGATTGACGGGGATTATACGGGCGAGGTTTCTTCGGCCCCCGGCTATACAATAGGCTATCTTGAACAGGAGCCCCAGCTTCAAAGCGGTAAGACGGTGCGAGAGGTTGTTTCCGAGGGTGTTCAGGAATTGGTAGACCTCCTTGCGGAATTCGACAAGATAAACGAGGCCTTCGGAGACCCCGATGCCGATATGGATAAGCTCATGGAAAAACAGGCAAAGGTGCAGGAAAAGCTCGATGCGACCGATGCATGGAATTTGGACAGCCGCCTCGACCTTGCAATGGAAGCCCTGCGCTGCCCGCCCGCCGATCAGGTAATAGATGTTCTTTCCGGTGGAGAAAAAAGACGCGTTGCCCTTTGCAGGCTCCTTCTTCAAAAGCCCGATATTCTTTTATTGGACGAACCGACCAACCATCTGGATGCCGAAACGGTAGCCTGGCTTGAGCGCCATCTTCATCAATATGCAGGAACAATTATCTGTGTAACCCACGACCGCTACTTTTTGGATAATGTTGCAGGCTGGATCTTGGAGCTTGACCGCGGAGAGGGTATCCCGTGGAAGGGAAACTATTCGAGCTGGCTCGACCAAAAGCAAAAAAGGCTTGCCCTTGAAGAAAAGGGAGAAACCGAACGCCAAAAGGCTTTAAAACGGGAGCTGGAATGGATAGGCATGAGCCCCAAGGGAAGACATGCCAAGAGCAAGGCCCGTATCAACGAGTACGAAAAACTTTTAGCCCAAGGCTCAAAGGAAAAAATAAAGGATTCTCAAATTACCATTCCGCCGGGGCCGAGACTGGGTAATTTGGTTATAGACGTTAAAAATGCGGCAAAGCATTACGGCGACAGAATCCTCTTCGATAAGCTTAATTTTTCGGTTCCTGCGGGAGCCATAGTCGGCATCATAGGACCTAACGGTGCAGGTAAGACGACCCTCTTTAAGATGATAGTCGGGGCTGCCGGTTTTGAAACTCCTGAAGGCACTGATCAAAAAAAGCAGATTGTAAAACCCGATGAGGGTGAAATCAAGATAGGGGAGTCCGTAAAACTTTGCTATGTAGACCAGACAAGGGAAAAGCTTGATCCCAATAAAACCGTTTGGGAACAGCTTTCAGACGGGCTCGATATCATAAAGCTTGGATCCGCCGACGGTTCTTCAGGTGTACGCGAGGTAAACTCAAGGGCCTATTGCTCTTGGTTTAACTTTTCGGGGCAGGATCAGTCCCGCAAGGTAGGCGTACTTTCTGGCGGGGAGAGGAACAGGCTTAATTTGGCTATGATGCTAAAAGAGGGCGGAAACGTTTTAATGCTCGACGAGCCTACAAACGATTTGGACGTTACCACCCTTAGAGCCTTGGAAGAGGCCTTAGAAAGCTTTGCTGGCTCAGTCCTCGTCATAAGCCACGACCGCTGGTTCTTGGACAGGGTTTGCTCTCATATTCTCGCCTTCGAGGCTGACGGCGAAGTCGTATGGTTTGACGGTAACTGGACCGAATACGCCGAATGGAGACGCGAAAAATACGGTAAGGATGCCGATACCCCTCACAGGGGCGTTTACAGAAAACTTGAAAGGTAGATTATGAAAAGCCCTAAGATGATTATCTTCGATTATGGAAATACCCTTATTTATGAAAGAGAGCTTGATTTACACAGGGCTTATAAGGCCCTCTATGCTCAAATTCATAAAAATCCCAATAAAATAAGCTTTACCTCTTTTTACGAAAAAGGTATGGCTATTTTTGAAAAGGTAAGATCCAGGGCTTTGCAAAACGATTTGGAAATACACACCCATAGTTTTTATAACTGTCTTTTTCAAAGTCTTAATATAGAATTTAAACTTTCTTACACGGAACTGGAGCTTCTTTTTTGGGAAGCTCTGGCTCCCTGCATGGCAATGCCCAATATCGAAAGTTTTTTATCCTTTTTGGAAAGCAAAAATATAAGGACTGCCGTCATAAGCAATATTGCCTTTTCAGGAGAAGCTCTCACTGCCAGAATCAATAAATATCTCCCTTACAACAAATTCGAATTTATAATAGCTTCAAGCGAGTACGGCTTTAGAAAGCCCGATTCCCTCCTTTTTGAAGCAGCCTTAAAAAAGGCTAATCTTTCCGCAGATGAGGTTTGGTATTGCGGGGATAATCCTCGGGCCGATATTATAGGGCCGGCCGCTCTGGGCATAAAGCCTGTTTTGTTTACAAGCAGCTTGGCCTGTCCTTACGATAACGAAACCCATATTTCTCCCGATTTTGAATTTACCAGTGTCAGCGATTGGAATGAGCTTATACATTTAATGGAAGGGTTATTTTAAGCTCTACAAATTGGTACCGCACCCTATTGACAAATTCACAATATAGTTCAAAATAGAAAGATGAATAAAAGAATAACTTGGATAAATACTATTATCTTTTTAACTCTTCTGTTAGCGGCTATTTTTTTTATGCCGCAAAAGGCTCCGGCTACATCTAATAACAATTCTGGTTCCGGAGAGGTTGATACTAATTTACGATATCTTGAATCCGTTTACAAGCTGCTCCAAGAAAATTATGTGGATGAGATAGACCCTGCCGTTTTATACAAAGGAGCTATGGAGGGAATGCTTAATTCCCTTGAAGATCCCTATACTTCATATATTTTTAAGGATACAACTGTAGGCCATGATTTGGAGGATACTACAACCGGTGTTTTTTGCGGTATAGGTGTTCACATTACAAAGTCGAATATATCCACCCCTGAAAGACCTGCCTATGTAGAAATAGCAAGCCCGATTGAAGGCACCCCCGGATGGAGAGCAGGTTTACAGCCCGGAGATTATATTATCGAAATAGACGGTGTTAAAACCGAAGATATTACCCAAGAAGATGTTTTGAATATGCTTAGGGGAAAAGAAGGTACTCAGGTTACGATAAAAATTCTTCGAGGTAAAAACCTAAAATTTGACCTTACCATAACGAGGGCCTTAATCGAAGTGCCTACAATAAAATATACAAAAATCGGAAAGGATATTGCTTACATCCGCTTAATAGAATTTAACCCGAATTCTGCAAAAAGAATAACCGAGGCAATAGAAAAACTTCAAGAAGAAGGCTGCACAAAGCTCATCTTGGATTTAAAAAATAATCCGGGAGGTTTGATTTCGAGTTCTATAGATGTTGCAAGTATTTTTTTGGATTCCGGAGTTGTAGTTTCTACAAAGGGAAGAGCCAGAGGAACCAGCGAAACTCATAAGGTCCGCAGGTTTACAAAAAAAATACCTAAGGAAATGCCCATAGTTGTTCTTATAAATGAGGGTTCTGCAAGTGCTTCCGAAATTGTTTCAGGAGCTTTAAAGGATCATAAACGGGCCTATCTTGTAGGTACCCGCTCCTACGGCAAGGGACTGGTACAAAGTGTAGTTCAGCTTAGCGAAAAAGAACTCGTGAAGTTAACAATAGCCCGCTACTATTCTCCAAGCGGGGCAAACATAGATAAGCTCGGAATCCTTCCAGACTTAGAGGTTGTAAGGCTTAATTTTACACCGGATGAAGAAAAAAACGTGCTTGAGCTTTTAAAGACTTCTAAGATTGCAGATTTTACCAGGAGCAAGGCCTCTCTTTCAAAAGCCGAAATGATAGACTTTGCTAAAAAACTTGGCAGAGAATACAATGTAAGACATGAGCTTATTTTGCGCCTTATAAAGGTTGAATATTACCGCTCCCATGAAAGCCCTGTTATAGATGAAGATGATGAACAGCTTAAAGCCGCTGTAAATCTATTAAACACACAGGATGTAAATGATCTTTGTAAGACCACAAAGACTCTTTTTGAGATGCAGGAAGAAGAAAAAGCAAAAGCTGAAAATAAAGATAAAGCTATAACTGAAGATAAAAACTAATGAAGCAGCTGATTGTTTCCGCAGAGCCGGATAAGGATCTTATCCGGCTGGATAAAAAAGATTATAACTACCTTGTTTCCGTGCGGAGAATTAAAGAAGGGCAGGTTTTAAAAATTTCTTTAAACGGAATCAGACCTGCCTTTGCCGAAATTTTAAAGATTAATATCGAAAAAAAATATATAGAGCTTAAACTTTTAAAGGAAGAAGATGCCTTAGCGTCCGCCCCTTTTACATCCTGTGTAGAAATTATTTTAATGCAGTGGCTTATAAAGGGGAATCACATGGATATCGCTGTAAGGCAGGCTTCGGAAGCGGGCTGTGCTCTCATTGTTCCTGTGCTGGGAGAATTCTCTCTTATAAAAAAGGAAAATATAAATCAAACCGAAAGACGGGAGCGGCTTATCAGGGAGGCAAGGCAGCAGTCAGGCTCCCTTGTGAATACCAAGATTCTTCCTGCGCAAGAGCTCAAAACCGCCTTGGATGAGGTTTTGGACTACACGGCAAACAAGGAAACAGCCTTTATAATGCTGAGCGAAAAAAAGACTGACTCCTTGAGTTTTTTTGACTGCCTATCAGAAAATACCGAGGTAATAGTTCTTGCTGTAGGCTGTGAGGGCGGCATAAGTCCTAAAGAGGCTGAGTTTTTAAAAGAACATAAATTTAAAGAAGTGCATTTTAATACAAATGTGCTCCGTGCCGAAACGGCTGCAATTTATTCGATTGCGGCGGCTCAGGTTGTAATGGAGGAAAAAGGTGGCTGTAAAAAGAATTAATTTTTTAAATGTTCCTCTTGATGTTTTGCATGAAGAAGATATAGAAGAAACCGTGATGAGTCTTTTAAATAAAGAAGGGCCT
It encodes:
- the rsmD gene encoding 16S rRNA (guanine(966)-N(2))-methyltransferase RsmD, producing MRITGGSLKNRQVECPKGIIRPAMDRMRESIFSILGDLSGLSFLDLFTGSGICGLEAYSRGAYPVYLVEKDADKFPVLLKNVSMADKKLECKRMPAETFIKRAKESFDIIYLDPPFPYKFHIELLEKIEESKILKEGGLVMMHRPSEKAMPEKIGSLIKRDERIYGRSIVDFYRKEVLDL
- a CDS encoding 16S rRNA (uracil(1498)-N(3))-methyltransferase; this translates as MKQLIVSAEPDKDLIRLDKKDYNYLVSVRRIKEGQVLKISLNGIRPAFAEILKINIEKKYIELKLLKEEDALASAPFTSCVEIILMQWLIKGNHMDIAVRQASEAGCALIVPVLGEFSLIKKENINQTERRERLIREARQQSGSLVNTKILPAQELKTALDEVLDYTANKETAFIMLSEKKTDSLSFFDCLSENTEVIVLAVGCEGGISPKEAEFLKEHKFKEVHFNTNVLRAETAAIYSIAAAQVVMEEKGGCKKN
- a CDS encoding glycoside hydrolase family 1 protein yields the protein MFKLKEKFLLGVATASTQIEGGRVNSNWNDFCDRKMTNDGSDVARANMHYEKFEEDTKLLKKMGVQTYRMSLEWARIEPEKGKFDMEALEHYKEELSLLQKAGIKPLISLYHFSHPMWFENSGGFTKKENVEVFLNYVEICIRELAGLCRDYVTINEPNVYAVQSFFLGLWPPEKKSIAKTLKVMNVLIAAHCKAYDLIHAIRKERGLTDTRVSFAHHMQAFHPKDKNKKADQRAAKRISKIFQDGIMEACFKGEFSFPFKNLLNIKKKNYVDFIAINYYSRQAVRGFSYKAFENTPKNDLGWDIYPLGLIECAQTCYNCLSLPIVISENGTCDNNDEFRSRYIYDHLKLISESPLPFEAYYHWCFIDNFEWKEGESARFGLVHCNYETQERTIKKSGHFYSELIKKRAVDKSMMEKYVEPCKYNVK
- the mtaB gene encoding tRNA (N(6)-L-threonylcarbamoyladenosine(37)-C(2))-methylthiotransferase MtaB; translated protein: MDNFFSVRIETLGCRLNQVESEALAVRFAEFGFDVFSKETDLSVLPVRLCIVNTCTVTGKAEQKARRLIRLLLKEHGEAVILVTGCYAELEADSIEKINERIIAFSGKKKDELDSLPQFLKEICLKNKNLKEGTFELKENLLIFRNKIYSKEVKSDKSFLIKETERRKAMFKLSSPVFFFHSRASLKVQDGCNNACAYCRIRLARGTSVSLPAEEAVRRIIKIEKNGASEVVLSGVNLSQYRDEAYGGFANLLAMLLENTKKIRLRISSMYPECIDEDILKIVEDKRICPHFHLSVQSGSDKILKAMNRPYREIDIRRAVDNLRKVKDNPFIGCDIITGFPSETEEDFLQTFKMCEDLQIPGIHVFPFSARPGTRAFLMKPKVPEREAGRRAGLLSALSEKNYQSYLASCNGKVFFGVTEKPQKNEDLRIVTENYLTLPLKMNNKTENYKGGEGLFVIIKDGIAYLAD
- the ettA gene encoding energy-dependent translational throttle protein EttA, giving the protein MAKTVDDKKIIYTMDRVSRTHGTKQVLKDISLSYFYGAKIGVIGSNGSGKSSLLRIMAGIDGDYTGEVSSAPGYTIGYLEQEPQLQSGKTVREVVSEGVQELVDLLAEFDKINEAFGDPDADMDKLMEKQAKVQEKLDATDAWNLDSRLDLAMEALRCPPADQVIDVLSGGEKRRVALCRLLLQKPDILLLDEPTNHLDAETVAWLERHLHQYAGTIICVTHDRYFLDNVAGWILELDRGEGIPWKGNYSSWLDQKQKRLALEEKGETERQKALKRELEWIGMSPKGRHAKSKARINEYEKLLAQGSKEKIKDSQITIPPGPRLGNLVIDVKNAAKHYGDRILFDKLNFSVPAGAIVGIIGPNGAGKTTLFKMIVGAAGFETPEGTDQKKQIVKPDEGEIKIGESVKLCYVDQTREKLDPNKTVWEQLSDGLDIIKLGSADGSSGVREVNSRAYCSWFNFSGQDQSRKVGVLSGGERNRLNLAMMLKEGGNVLMLDEPTNDLDVTTLRALEEALESFAGSVLVISHDRWFLDRVCSHILAFEADGEVVWFDGNWTEYAEWRREKYGKDADTPHRGVYRKLER
- a CDS encoding HAD family hydrolase translates to MKSPKMIIFDYGNTLIYERELDLHRAYKALYAQIHKNPNKISFTSFYEKGMAIFEKVRSRALQNDLEIHTHSFYNCLFQSLNIEFKLSYTELELLFWEALAPCMAMPNIESFLSFLESKNIRTAVISNIAFSGEALTARINKYLPYNKFEFIIASSEYGFRKPDSLLFEAALKKANLSADEVWYCGDNPRADIIGPAALGIKPVLFTSSLACPYDNETHISPDFEFTSVSDWNELIHLMEGLF
- a CDS encoding Rpn family recombination-promoting nuclease/putative transposase, whose product is MERLFTITLRNDYAFKRVFGVDENKDVLQDLLECILDIPSENIAGLELLDKEFHKELLSEKLGILDIKLRLKNGTFVDIEIQSRWHFDFPERTLYYWSKMYNAGIKQGQDYTKLPKCITINLIGQGFNKNRRLHNKYVILEQDTKEPLVSKLEIHILNLEKARLLKEGKYSHNKKKRLLNWLKFIETNDREVRTMLSQESPMMKKANATIELMEMSPRDKWLYESRMKYEHDRASCISEGYREGFEQGIDEGAHQKAIETAKLMKQAKCELDFIMHMTGLSKTEVENL
- a CDS encoding S41 family peptidase: MNKRITWINTIIFLTLLLAAIFFMPQKAPATSNNNSGSGEVDTNLRYLESVYKLLQENYVDEIDPAVLYKGAMEGMLNSLEDPYTSYIFKDTTVGHDLEDTTTGVFCGIGVHITKSNISTPERPAYVEIASPIEGTPGWRAGLQPGDYIIEIDGVKTEDITQEDVLNMLRGKEGTQVTIKILRGKNLKFDLTITRALIEVPTIKYTKIGKDIAYIRLIEFNPNSAKRITEAIEKLQEEGCTKLILDLKNNPGGLISSSIDVASIFLDSGVVVSTKGRARGTSETHKVRRFTKKIPKEMPIVVLINEGSASASEIVSGALKDHKRAYLVGTRSYGKGLVQSVVQLSEKELVKLTIARYYSPSGANIDKLGILPDLEVVRLNFTPDEEKNVLELLKTSKIADFTRSKASLSKAEMIDFAKKLGREYNVRHELILRLIKVEYYRSHESPVIDEDDEQLKAAVNLLNTQDVNDLCKTTKTLFEMQEEEKAKAENKDKAITEDKN
- a CDS encoding DMT family transporter, with product MSFELKSGSRTKILSRLALLSATLLWGSTFVAVSSTNDFFKPNFLLACRFLPACLILCAVFFKRLKQLDKRYLRAGMFLGLIMFLGYSLQAIAITTAGGLPGRSSFLVATYCVLVPFVNAVVLKKRPDKFNVFAAFLCFAGILAISMPDLISESQKGVNWGDVLSLISSFIFAVYIVLLPKFMEELDAPLITIAQFAFAGSYALIFSLLFEDNSGTIWNYQSVFTLVYLTVLCTALCVLLQAVGQKNTPPTTAALIFSLESVFSIFLSIMLTGEKFTPALALGCSCIFIAIIISETKLAFLRRNRLIT